A single genomic interval of Helicoverpa zea isolate HzStark_Cry1AcR chromosome 19, ilHelZeax1.1, whole genome shotgun sequence harbors:
- the LOC124639537 gene encoding 60S ribosomal protein L6 has product MAPPQPKAAAKPAAAPAGGVAKAKVGKPRNYDLGNGVVRFSKSKMFHKKAKYRFVGKKNPKPEKPKKPSVVVKQIGGEKNGGTRTVLLRRRKSFYPTQDKIRTRPHHKTFSKHIRRTRPTLTPGTVCILLAGRHAGKRVVLVGVLPSGLLLVTGPFAFNSCPLRRIPQRYVIGTSTKLDLGDFKLPEHLNDEYFKKNKKSTKRSVKRKQGEDIFASKKEKYVPSEQRKTDQKSVDEAVVKAIGKRADKKVLRGYLKSAFGLRSSQYPHRMRF; this is encoded by the exons ATGGCTCCACCACAGCCTAAGGCGGCGGCCAAGCCCGCCGCAGCGCCCGCGGGCGGTGTAGCCAAGGCCAAAGTTGGCAAACCTAGGAATTACGACCTGGGAAATGGAGTGGTTCGCTTCTCCAAATCAAAGATGTTCCACAAGAAG GCTAAGTACAGGTTTGTGGGCAAAAAGAACCCCAAGCCCGAGAAGCCCAAGAAGCCCTCCGTGGTGGTGAAGCAGATTGGTGGTGAGAAGAACGGAGGAACCCGTACCGTGCTGCTGCGCCGCAGGAAGTCCTTCTACCCTACTCAGGACAA GATCCGCACTCGTCCCCACCACAAGACATTCAGCAAGCACATCCGCAGGACGAGGCCCACCCTCACCCCTGGTACTGTGTGCATCCTGCTGGCTGGTCGCCACGCTGGCAAGCGCGTCGTGCTTGTTGGAGTTCTGCCCAGCGGTCTGCTGCTCGTCACTGGACCTTTTGCA TTCAACTCGTGTCCTCTGAGGCGCATTCCTCAGCGCTACGTGATCGGCACATCCACCAAGCTGGACCTCGGAGACTTCAAGCTGCCTGAGCACCTGAACGACGAGTACTTCAAGAAGAACAAGAAGAGCACCAAGCGCAGTGTCAAGCGCAAGCAGGGAGAGGACATCTTTGCCTCCAAGAAAGAG AAATACGTTCCATCTGAACAGCGCAAGACAGACCAGAAGTCAGTTGATGAGGCTGTGGTGAAGGCGATAGGCAAGCGCGCCGACAAGAAGGTGCTGCGAGGCTACCTCAAGTCGGCCTTCGGTCTCCGCTCCAGCCAGTATCCCCACAGGATGCGATTCTAG